From the Anolis sagrei isolate rAnoSag1 chromosome 12, rAnoSag1.mat, whole genome shotgun sequence genome, one window contains:
- the LOC132764472 gene encoding methanethiol oxidase-like isoform X1, which yields MKGPREKLMYVVCSLNGTEPRQPDYLATVDVDPESPCYSQIIEPREIIKKTKLGFLNSSHCLSNGEVMISAIGDTFGNGRGGFLLLDPETWEVKGTWECPEDAPVGLFDFWYQPRHNVLISSEVGDPKFIVNGFNTDNLRKGRYGCHLNVWDFTTHRLLQSIDVGEDSGPLEIRFLHNPNSTHGYVVCPLESSIHHFFKTEDGCWVAEKVIQVPNKKVSGWLYPEMPGFLFAMLISLDDRFLYCSNWVHGDVRQYDITDPHFPKLVGQVFLGGSIVKAGPVTVLEDPELDCQPDPFVIQGKKVEGGPQKLQLSLDGRRLYVTNSLYTPWDKQFYPKLIKEGSAMVQLDVDTKKGGLRVNPEFLVDFGHEPYGPARAKDMRYPGGDCTSDIWE from the exons ATGAAAG GCCCCAGAGAAAAGCTGATGTATGTAGTGTGTTCTTTAAACGGAACTGAGCCCCGGCAACCTGACTACTTGGCCACAGTGGACGTGGATCCGGAATCGCCATGTTACAGCCAG ATCATCGAACCCCGGGAAATCATCAAGAAAACTAAGTTGGGTTTCTTGAACAGCTCGCATTGCTTAAGCAACGGGGAGGTTATGATCAGCGCCATTGGAGACACGTTCGGCAATGGAAGAG GTGGATTTCTCCTTCTGGATCCGGAAACTTGGGAAGTGAAAGGGACCTGGGAGTGTCCAGAAGATGCACCCGTCGGATTGTTTGACTTTTGGTACCAACCGCGGCACAATGTCCTGATCAGCTCCGAAGTGGGAGATCCCAAATTCATTGTCAATGGGTTCAACACAGACAATCTGAGAAAAG GGCGCTATGGCTGTCACCTCAACGTCTGGGACTTTACCACCCACCGACTCCTTCAGTCAATCGATGTGGGTGAAGATTCGGGCCCGCTGGAGATCCGCTTCTTGCACAATCCCAACTCGACCCACGGTTATGTGGTCTGCCCTCTGGAGAGCTCCATCCACCATTTCTTCAAGACAGAG GACGGATGCTGGGTGGCTGAGAAAGTGATCCAAGTCCCGAACAAGAAAGTATCAGGATGGCTCTACCCCGAAATGCCAG GGTTTCTTTTCGCTATGCTCATCTCCCTGGATGACCGATTCCTCTACTGCAGCAACTGGGTGCATGGTGATGTCCGCCAGTATGATATCACAGACCCGCACTTTCCCAAACTTGTCGGACAG GTGTTTCTTGGGGGCTCCATTGTGAAAGCGGGTCCTGTAACTGTCCTTGAGGATCCAGAGCTGGATTGCCAACCTGATCCCTTTGTGATCCAG GGCAAGAAGGTCGAAGGAGGCCCTCAAAAGCTTCAGCTGAGCCTGGACGGCCGCCGTCTCTACGTCACCAACTCTCTTTACACGCCTTGGGACAAGCAGTTTTATCCCAAGTTGATCAA GGAAGGCTCTGCAATGGTCCAGTTGGACGTGGACACAAAGAAGGGCGGCCTTCGTGTGAACCCGGAATTCCTGGTGGATTTCGGGCATGAACCGTACGGTCCGGCACGGGCGAAAGACATGCGCTACCCTGGTGGGGATTGCACCTCCGACATCTGGGAGTAG
- the LOC132764472 gene encoding methanethiol oxidase-like isoform X2, whose product MKGPREKLMYVVCSLNGTEPRQPDYLATVDVDPESPCYSQVIHRLRMPYLGDELQRSGWNAPVSTFGDTGVERNCLVLPCVGSGRVYVVDTGSDLCAPSLCKIIEPREIIKKTKLGFLNSSHCLSNGEVMISAIGDTFGNGRGGFLLLDPETWEVKGTWECPEDAPVGLFDFWYQPRHNVLISSEVGDPKFIVNGFNTDNLRKGRYGCHLNVWDFTTHRLLQSIDVGEDSGPLEIRFLHNPNSTHGYVVCPLESSIHHFFKTEDGCWVAEKVIQVPNKKVSGWLYPEMPGFLFAMLISLDDRFLYCSNWVHGDVRQYDITDPHFPKLVGQVFLGGSIVKAGPVTVLEDPELDCQPDPFVIQGKKVEGGPQKLQLSLDGRRLYVTNSLYTPWDKQFYPKLIKEGSAMVQLDVDTKKGGLRVNPEFLVDFGHEPYGPARAKDMRYPGGDCTSDIWE is encoded by the exons ATGAAAG GCCCCAGAGAAAAGCTGATGTATGTAGTGTGTTCTTTAAACGGAACTGAGCCCCGGCAACCTGACTACTTGGCCACAGTGGACGTGGATCCGGAATCGCCATGTTACAGCCAG GTCATCCACCGTCTGCGCATGCCTTACCTGGGTGACGAACTCCAGCGCTCGGGCTGGAACGCCCCCGTCAGCACCTTTGGGGACACTGGCGTTGAGCGTAACTGCCTTGTCCTCCCATGCGTGGGCTCCGGCCGTGTTTATGTGGTGGACACGGGATCCGATTTGTGCGCTCCCAGCTTGTGCAAA ATCATCGAACCCCGGGAAATCATCAAGAAAACTAAGTTGGGTTTCTTGAACAGCTCGCATTGCTTAAGCAACGGGGAGGTTATGATCAGCGCCATTGGAGACACGTTCGGCAATGGAAGAG GTGGATTTCTCCTTCTGGATCCGGAAACTTGGGAAGTGAAAGGGACCTGGGAGTGTCCAGAAGATGCACCCGTCGGATTGTTTGACTTTTGGTACCAACCGCGGCACAATGTCCTGATCAGCTCCGAAGTGGGAGATCCCAAATTCATTGTCAATGGGTTCAACACAGACAATCTGAGAAAAG GGCGCTATGGCTGTCACCTCAACGTCTGGGACTTTACCACCCACCGACTCCTTCAGTCAATCGATGTGGGTGAAGATTCGGGCCCGCTGGAGATCCGCTTCTTGCACAATCCCAACTCGACCCACGGTTATGTGGTCTGCCCTCTGGAGAGCTCCATCCACCATTTCTTCAAGACAGAG GACGGATGCTGGGTGGCTGAGAAAGTGATCCAAGTCCCGAACAAGAAAGTATCAGGATGGCTCTACCCCGAAATGCCAG GGTTTCTTTTCGCTATGCTCATCTCCCTGGATGACCGATTCCTCTACTGCAGCAACTGGGTGCATGGTGATGTCCGCCAGTATGATATCACAGACCCGCACTTTCCCAAACTTGTCGGACAG GTGTTTCTTGGGGGCTCCATTGTGAAAGCGGGTCCTGTAACTGTCCTTGAGGATCCAGAGCTGGATTGCCAACCTGATCCCTTTGTGATCCAG GGCAAGAAGGTCGAAGGAGGCCCTCAAAAGCTTCAGCTGAGCCTGGACGGCCGCCGTCTCTACGTCACCAACTCTCTTTACACGCCTTGGGACAAGCAGTTTTATCCCAAGTTGATCAA GGAAGGCTCTGCAATGGTCCAGTTGGACGTGGACACAAAGAAGGGCGGCCTTCGTGTGAACCCGGAATTCCTGGTGGATTTCGGGCATGAACCGTACGGTCCGGCACGGGCGAAAGACATGCGCTACCCTGGTGGGGATTGCACCTCCGACATCTGGGAGTAG
- the LOC132764196 gene encoding methanethiol oxidase-like, with translation MSKIHTKALDGKHPVHKNPNKGRYEPCHGPSYASPLDAMKGPREKLMYVLCTLTGTKSRAPDYLATVDVDPESPCYSQVIHRLHMPYLDDELQRSGWNAPVSTFGDTCVERNCLVLPCLSSGRVYVVDTGSDLCAPSLCKVIEPGEIIKKTNLGFLNSSHCLSSGEVLISALGDAFGNARGGFLVLDPETWEVKGTWECPEDGPIQMFDFWYQPRHNVLISSEVGEPKFFVNGFNTNNLRKGRYGSHLNVWDLSTHRLLQSINVGEDSAPMEIRFLHNPNSTHGYVVCPLESSIHHFFKTEDGCWAAEKVIQIPNKKVSGWIYPEMPGFTYGIIISLNDRFLYCSNWLHGDVRQYDITDPHCPKLVGQVFLGGSIVKAGPVTVLEDPELDCQPDPFVIQGKKVQGGPQKLQLSLDGRRLYVTNSLYTPWDKQFYPKLVKEGSTMVQLDVDTKKGGLRVNPEFMVDFGHEPCGPARAKEMRYPGGDCSSDIWE, from the exons ATGTCTAAGATCCACACCAAAGCTTTGGATGGAAAACATCCAGTTCACAAGAACCCGAATAAAG GGAGGTATGAGCCATGTCATGGACCCAGCTACGCTTCGCCCTTGGATGCCATGAAAG GCCCCAGAGAAAAGCTGATGTACGTACTGTGTACTTTAACCGGAACCAAGTCCCGGGCACCTGACTACTTGGCCACCGTGGACGTGGATCCGGAATCGCCATGTTATAGCCAG GTCATCCACCGTCTGCACATGCCTTACCTGGATGACGAACTCCAGCGCTCGGGCTGGAACGCCCCCGTCAGCACTTTTGGGGACACTTGCGTTGAGCGCAACTGCCTTGTCCTCCCATGCCTGAGCTCCGGCCGTGTTTATGTGGTGGACACAGGATCCGACCTGTGCGCTCCCAGCTTGTGCAAA GTCATCGAACCCGGAGAAATCATCAAGAAAACCAACTTGGGTTTCTTGAACAGCTCACATTGCTTAAGCAGCGGAGAGGTTTTGATCAGCGCTCTTGGAGATGCATTCGGCAACGCAAGAG GTGGATTTCTCGTTCTGGACCCGGAAACCTGGGAAGTGAAAGGGACCTGGGAGTGTCCGGAAGATGGACCCATCCAGATGTTTGACTTCTGGTACCAGCCACGGCACAATGTCCTGATCAGCTCCGAAGTGGGAGAGCCCAAGTTCTTTGTCAATGGGTTCAACACGAACAATCTGAGAAAAG GGCGCTATGGTAGTCACCTCAACGTctgggacttgagcacccaccGCCTCCTTCAGTCAATCAATGTGGGTGAAGATTCAGCTCCGATGGAGATCCGCTTCTTGCACAACCCCAACTCGACCCACGGTTATGTAGTCTGCCCTCTGGAGAGCTCCATCCACCATTTCTTCAAGACAGAG GATGGATGCTGGGCGGCTGAGAAAGTGATCCAAATCCCAAACAAGAAAGTATCAGGATGGATCTACCCTGAAATGCCAG GGTTCACTTACGGTATCATCATCTCCCTGAATGACAGGTTCCTCTACTGCAGCAACTGGTTGCATGGTGATGTCCGCCAGTATGATATCACAGACCCGCACTGTCCCAAACTAGTCGGGCAG GTGTTTCTTGGGGGCTCCATTGTGAAAGCAGGTCCTGTAACTGTCCTTGAGGATCCAGAGCTGGACTGCCAACCTGATCCCTTTGTGATCCAG GGCAAGAAGGTCCAAGGAGGCCCTCAAAAGCTTCAGCTGAGCTTGGATGGCCGCCGTCTCTATGTCACCAACTCTCTTTACACGCCTTGGGACAAGCAGTTTTATCCCAAGTTGGTCAA GGAAGGCTCGACAATGGTCCAGCTGGACGTGGACACCAAGAAGGGCGGCCTTCGCGTGAACCCGGAATTCATGGTGGATTTCGGGCATGAACCATGCGGTCCGGCTCGGGCAAAAGAGATGCGCTACCCCGGTGGAGATTGCTCCTCCGACATCTGGGAGTAG